The Deinococcus roseus genome window below encodes:
- a CDS encoding PD-(D/E)XK nuclease family protein, with amino-acid sequence MHTERAYLHACLNAAGSQLHLSRPLFDLKGKSLEGSPLSRMFQSAPALPPPLPVTEVEAGLTGEVGEHVQMRASLELSRQKLQVSGHHGQVQVKVPQNHLWSPSQLVKFGSCRFHWMAEKVLKLLPFPEVEKTLQRATEGTFYHKVLEELLRPHLGIRPNPRTLLLELPGAFERAENVLLENGELPPLPHWPFQHHELLENLKNFVKSHYFMLQGTLPQQLEVPIEHTLQLKNGPFSYRGIVDRIEQTKHGTTVIDYKSRNYISELRRPDGSKLELQLPLYLMAVGGQLGRYLSILNREKHLLRTVGPAHTDKGYVWEDHKKEVMDFLEDTVEQLSQGNFQPTPSESACKYCDYGSLCRVRAGQA; translated from the coding sequence TGAAAGGAAAATCCCTGGAAGGCTCACCCCTCAGCCGGATGTTCCAGTCGGCACCGGCCCTCCCCCCACCCCTCCCGGTCACCGAAGTGGAAGCTGGACTCACAGGAGAGGTGGGAGAACACGTGCAAATGCGGGCCAGCCTGGAGCTTTCCCGACAAAAACTGCAGGTCTCCGGTCACCACGGACAGGTGCAGGTGAAGGTGCCCCAGAACCATTTGTGGAGCCCTTCACAACTGGTCAAATTTGGCAGCTGCCGGTTCCACTGGATGGCCGAGAAGGTCTTAAAACTCCTGCCTTTCCCCGAGGTGGAAAAAACCCTGCAGCGCGCCACCGAAGGGACCTTCTACCACAAGGTGCTGGAAGAACTGCTGCGGCCCCACCTGGGCATCCGACCCAACCCCAGAACCCTGCTGCTTGAACTGCCAGGAGCCTTCGAGCGGGCCGAAAACGTGCTGCTGGAAAATGGCGAGTTGCCTCCCCTCCCCCACTGGCCTTTCCAGCACCATGAGTTGCTGGAGAACCTGAAGAACTTCGTGAAAAGCCATTACTTCATGCTGCAAGGCACCCTCCCCCAGCAACTCGAAGTTCCCATTGAGCACACCCTGCAGCTGAAAAACGGGCCTTTTTCCTACCGGGGCATCGTGGACCGCATCGAACAGACCAAACACGGCACCACCGTGATCGATTACAAGAGCCGCAATTACATCAGTGAGCTGCGCAGACCGGACGGCAGCAAACTGGAACTGCAACTCCCCCTGTACCTGATGGCCGTGGGTGGCCAATTGGGACGCTACCTGAGCATCCTGAACCGCGAAAAACACCTGCTCAGAACGGTGGGACCCGCCCACACCGACAAAGGTTACGTGTGGGAAGACCACAAAAAAGAAGTGATGGATTTTCTGGAGGACACGGTGGAACAGCTCTCCCAGGGGAATTTTCAACCCACGCCCAGCGAGTCGGCCTGCAAGTACTGCGATTACGGATCCCTGTGCCGGGTCAGGGCAGGTCAGGCATGA